In one Rutidosis leptorrhynchoides isolate AG116_Rl617_1_P2 chromosome 8, CSIRO_AGI_Rlap_v1, whole genome shotgun sequence genomic region, the following are encoded:
- the LOC139864674 gene encoding truncated transcription factor CAULIFLOWER D-like codes for MGRRKLEIKRIEDKSSRQVTFSKRRSGLIKKARHFSVLCDVDIAVIVFSATGKLYDFCSRSSSSVEHVLSRYKKSCLHEGERTIQDANGDLAEYSQCKKFQTCKQLLRTVEMLDDENNTEELSVTEMMQLEQELGDALVHTRIKKVIVRFYLLDCVQSFLISTYIAQCFSYPCYRSGGQCLQSDAAFEKMMVNQQSSPSPPSSSTNFIISLKFQPPPPSPPLRSPATSPPSR; via the exons ATGGGACGGAGAAAGCTCGAAATAAAACGGATCGAAGACAAAAGTAGCCGTCAAGTAACGTTTTCTAAACGGCGATCAGGCTTGATTAAAAAAGCACGCCACTTTTCCGTTCTCTGCGACGTCGATATCGCCGTCATCGTTTTCTCAGCCACTGGAAAGCTCTACGATTTCTGCAGCCGCAGTTCTAGCAG TGTGGAACATGTTCTTTCTAGGTATAAGAAAAGTTGTCTTCACGAGGGAGAGAGAACTATACAAGATGCCAATGGAGATTTA GCTGAATATTCACAGTGCAAAAAATTCCAAACATGCAAACAACTTCTACGCACAGTGGAAAT GCTTGACGATGAGAATAATACTGAGGAGCTATCTGTGACTGAAATGATGCAACTAGAACAAGAACTTGGTGATGCTCTTGTTCACACACGAATAAAAAAGGTGATTGTCCGATTCTACTTACTTGATTGTGTGCAAAGCT TTTTGATTTCTACTTATATTGCTCAGTGTTTTAGTTATCCATGCTATCGAAG CGGTGGTCAATGTCTCCAGTCAGATGCGGCGTTTGAGAAGATGATGGTCAATCAACAATCATCACCATCCCCACCCAGTTCATCTACAAACTTCATCATCTCCCTAAAATTTCAACCACCACCACCGTCACCGCCACTCAGGTCACCTGCAACATCTCCGCCGTCACGATGA